One genomic segment of Raphanus sativus cultivar WK10039 unplaced genomic scaffold, ASM80110v3 Scaffold0184, whole genome shotgun sequence includes these proteins:
- the LOC130501398 gene encoding aldehyde dehydrogenase family 3 member I1, chloroplastic isoform X1, with protein sequence MTKLLEMNHALRFSGGLYRTTSCRLNVASLALATSPSQSQFSGGYCSIPPPSRLKLTCYATLSAVVKTHESAFDGKEAASLVDELRTNFNTGRTKSYEWRISQLQNIAKMIDEKEKAITEALHQDLSKPELEAFLAELSNTKSSCMLAIKELKNWMAPETVKTSVTTFPSSAQIVSEPLGVVLVISAWNFPFLLSVEPVIGAISAGNAVVLKPSEIAPATSSLLAKLFSEYLDETTIRVVQGGVPETTALLDQKWDKIFFTGGARVGRIVMAAAAKNLTPVVLELGGKCPALVDSDVNLQVAARRIITGKWGCNNGQACIGVDYVITTKDFAPKLINALKTELKTFFGENPLDSKDLSRIVNSFHFKRLESMMKENGVADKIVHGGQTMEDKLKISPTILVDVPEGSTMMHEEIFGPLLPVVTVSKIEDGFQVIRSKPKPLAAYLFTDNKELQNQFVQNVSAGGMGINETVLHVTLKDLPFGGVGESGIGAYHGKFSYETFSHKKGVLYRSFDGDSDLRYPPYTPEKKRVLKALLSSDIFGAILAFFGFSKDS encoded by the exons ATGACGAAGCTTCTTGAGATGAATCATGCCCTTCGTTTTTCTGGAGGGCTTTATCGTACAACCAG TTGCAGACTAAATGTTGCTTCCTTGGCACTGGCAACTTCACCCTCACAGTCACAGTTTTCTGGTGGATATTGCAGCATCCCTCCTCCTTCCCGCTTGAAACT TACTTGCTATGCAACACTATCTGCTGTGGTCAAGACTCATGAATCAGCCTTTGATGGGAAAGAAGCAGCTTCGCTTGTAGACGAGCTCAGAACCAACTTCAACACCGGCAGAACAAAGAGCTACGAGTGGAGAATCTCTCAGCTCCAGAACATTGCCAAAATGATTGACGAGAAAGAGAAAGCCATCACCGAAGCTTTGCATCAAGATCTTTCCAAGCCTGAGCTCGAAGCTTTTCTCGCTGAG CTTTCGAATACAAAATCATCATGTATGCTTGCAATCAAAGAGCTCAAGAACTGGATGGctcctgaaacg GTCAAAACTTCGGTGACAACGTTTCCCTCATCTGCACAAATAGTCTCCGAACCTCTTGGAGTTGTTCTGGTCATCTCAGCCTGGAATTTTCCTTTCT TATTGTCTGTTGAGCCAGTCATTGGAGCTATATCAGCTGGCAATGCTGTTGTGCTAAAACCTTCCGAAATCGCTCCGGCAACGTCTTCTCTTTTAGCAAAGCTGTTTAGCGAATATTTGGACGAGACAACGATCAGAGTTGTCCAAGGCGGAGTCCCTGAAACAACCGCACTACTCGATCAGAAATGGGACAAGATCTTCTTCACCGGTGGAGCAAGAGTTGGTCGCATCGTAATGGCTGCAGCTGCGAAGAACCTTACACCAGTGGTCCTAGAACTTGGTGGGAAGTGTCCAGCTCTTGTTGATTCAGATGTTAACCTACAA GTTGCTGCTAGGAGGATCATAACAGGGAAATGGGGTTGTAACAATGGACAGGCTTGCATTGGCGTTGACTACGTGATCACAACTAAAGACTTTGCACCAAAACTG ATAAATGCTCTGAAGACTGAACTGAAGACATTCTTTGGGGAGAATCCATTAGACTCCAAGGACTTGTCGCGGATAGTGAACTCTTTCCACTTCAAACGCTTGGAGAGTATGATGAAAGAGAATGGAGTTGCTGACAAGATTGTTCATGGAGGCCAAACAATGGAAGATAAGCTAAAAATATCTCCAACGATACTAGTTGATGTGCCAGAGGGATCTACTATGATGCACGAAGAGATATTCGGACCGTTACTTCCTGTGGTAACCGTATCAAAGATTGAAGATGGGTTTCAGGTTATACGGTCAAAGCCAAAGCCTTTGGCGGCGTATCTCTTCACAGACAACAAAGAGTTGCAGAATCAGTTCGTGCAGAACGTGTCTGCAGGAGGAATGGGCATCAATGAGACCGTCTTACAT GTGACTTTGAAAGATTTACCGTTTGGAGGAGTTGGGGAGAGTGGGATTGGGGCTTACCACGGTAAATTCTCGTATGAGACGTTTAGCCATAAGAAGGGAGTTCTTTACAGGAGCTTTGATGGTGACTCGGATTTAAGATACCCTCCTTACACACCCGAGAAGAAGAGGGTGCTTAAGGCTTTGCTCTCTTCAGACATATTTGGCGCCATTTTGGCTTTCTTTGGGTTCTCTAAAGACTCATGA
- the LOC130501398 gene encoding aldehyde dehydrogenase family 3 member I1, chloroplastic isoform X2, with protein sequence MTKLLEMNHALRFSGGLYRTTRLNVASLALATSPSQSQFSGGYCSIPPPSRLKLTCYATLSAVVKTHESAFDGKEAASLVDELRTNFNTGRTKSYEWRISQLQNIAKMIDEKEKAITEALHQDLSKPELEAFLAELSNTKSSCMLAIKELKNWMAPETVKTSVTTFPSSAQIVSEPLGVVLVISAWNFPFLLSVEPVIGAISAGNAVVLKPSEIAPATSSLLAKLFSEYLDETTIRVVQGGVPETTALLDQKWDKIFFTGGARVGRIVMAAAAKNLTPVVLELGGKCPALVDSDVNLQVAARRIITGKWGCNNGQACIGVDYVITTKDFAPKLINALKTELKTFFGENPLDSKDLSRIVNSFHFKRLESMMKENGVADKIVHGGQTMEDKLKISPTILVDVPEGSTMMHEEIFGPLLPVVTVSKIEDGFQVIRSKPKPLAAYLFTDNKELQNQFVQNVSAGGMGINETVLHVTLKDLPFGGVGESGIGAYHGKFSYETFSHKKGVLYRSFDGDSDLRYPPYTPEKKRVLKALLSSDIFGAILAFFGFSKDS encoded by the exons ATGACGAAGCTTCTTGAGATGAATCATGCCCTTCGTTTTTCTGGAGGGCTTTATCGTACAACCAG ACTAAATGTTGCTTCCTTGGCACTGGCAACTTCACCCTCACAGTCACAGTTTTCTGGTGGATATTGCAGCATCCCTCCTCCTTCCCGCTTGAAACT TACTTGCTATGCAACACTATCTGCTGTGGTCAAGACTCATGAATCAGCCTTTGATGGGAAAGAAGCAGCTTCGCTTGTAGACGAGCTCAGAACCAACTTCAACACCGGCAGAACAAAGAGCTACGAGTGGAGAATCTCTCAGCTCCAGAACATTGCCAAAATGATTGACGAGAAAGAGAAAGCCATCACCGAAGCTTTGCATCAAGATCTTTCCAAGCCTGAGCTCGAAGCTTTTCTCGCTGAG CTTTCGAATACAAAATCATCATGTATGCTTGCAATCAAAGAGCTCAAGAACTGGATGGctcctgaaacg GTCAAAACTTCGGTGACAACGTTTCCCTCATCTGCACAAATAGTCTCCGAACCTCTTGGAGTTGTTCTGGTCATCTCAGCCTGGAATTTTCCTTTCT TATTGTCTGTTGAGCCAGTCATTGGAGCTATATCAGCTGGCAATGCTGTTGTGCTAAAACCTTCCGAAATCGCTCCGGCAACGTCTTCTCTTTTAGCAAAGCTGTTTAGCGAATATTTGGACGAGACAACGATCAGAGTTGTCCAAGGCGGAGTCCCTGAAACAACCGCACTACTCGATCAGAAATGGGACAAGATCTTCTTCACCGGTGGAGCAAGAGTTGGTCGCATCGTAATGGCTGCAGCTGCGAAGAACCTTACACCAGTGGTCCTAGAACTTGGTGGGAAGTGTCCAGCTCTTGTTGATTCAGATGTTAACCTACAA GTTGCTGCTAGGAGGATCATAACAGGGAAATGGGGTTGTAACAATGGACAGGCTTGCATTGGCGTTGACTACGTGATCACAACTAAAGACTTTGCACCAAAACTG ATAAATGCTCTGAAGACTGAACTGAAGACATTCTTTGGGGAGAATCCATTAGACTCCAAGGACTTGTCGCGGATAGTGAACTCTTTCCACTTCAAACGCTTGGAGAGTATGATGAAAGAGAATGGAGTTGCTGACAAGATTGTTCATGGAGGCCAAACAATGGAAGATAAGCTAAAAATATCTCCAACGATACTAGTTGATGTGCCAGAGGGATCTACTATGATGCACGAAGAGATATTCGGACCGTTACTTCCTGTGGTAACCGTATCAAAGATTGAAGATGGGTTTCAGGTTATACGGTCAAAGCCAAAGCCTTTGGCGGCGTATCTCTTCACAGACAACAAAGAGTTGCAGAATCAGTTCGTGCAGAACGTGTCTGCAGGAGGAATGGGCATCAATGAGACCGTCTTACAT GTGACTTTGAAAGATTTACCGTTTGGAGGAGTTGGGGAGAGTGGGATTGGGGCTTACCACGGTAAATTCTCGTATGAGACGTTTAGCCATAAGAAGGGAGTTCTTTACAGGAGCTTTGATGGTGACTCGGATTTAAGATACCCTCCTTACACACCCGAGAAGAAGAGGGTGCTTAAGGCTTTGCTCTCTTCAGACATATTTGGCGCCATTTTGGCTTTCTTTGGGTTCTCTAAAGACTCATGA
- the LOC130501398 gene encoding aldehyde dehydrogenase family 3 member I1, chloroplastic isoform X3 — protein MIDEKEKAITEALHQDLSKPELEAFLAELSNTKSSCMLAIKELKNWMAPETVKTSVTTFPSSAQIVSEPLGVVLVISAWNFPFLLSVEPVIGAISAGNAVVLKPSEIAPATSSLLAKLFSEYLDETTIRVVQGGVPETTALLDQKWDKIFFTGGARVGRIVMAAAAKNLTPVVLELGGKCPALVDSDVNLQVAARRIITGKWGCNNGQACIGVDYVITTKDFAPKLINALKTELKTFFGENPLDSKDLSRIVNSFHFKRLESMMKENGVADKIVHGGQTMEDKLKISPTILVDVPEGSTMMHEEIFGPLLPVVTVSKIEDGFQVIRSKPKPLAAYLFTDNKELQNQFVQNVSAGGMGINETVLHVTLKDLPFGGVGESGIGAYHGKFSYETFSHKKGVLYRSFDGDSDLRYPPYTPEKKRVLKALLSSDIFGAILAFFGFSKDS, from the exons ATGATTGACGAGAAAGAGAAAGCCATCACCGAAGCTTTGCATCAAGATCTTTCCAAGCCTGAGCTCGAAGCTTTTCTCGCTGAG CTTTCGAATACAAAATCATCATGTATGCTTGCAATCAAAGAGCTCAAGAACTGGATGGctcctgaaacg GTCAAAACTTCGGTGACAACGTTTCCCTCATCTGCACAAATAGTCTCCGAACCTCTTGGAGTTGTTCTGGTCATCTCAGCCTGGAATTTTCCTTTCT TATTGTCTGTTGAGCCAGTCATTGGAGCTATATCAGCTGGCAATGCTGTTGTGCTAAAACCTTCCGAAATCGCTCCGGCAACGTCTTCTCTTTTAGCAAAGCTGTTTAGCGAATATTTGGACGAGACAACGATCAGAGTTGTCCAAGGCGGAGTCCCTGAAACAACCGCACTACTCGATCAGAAATGGGACAAGATCTTCTTCACCGGTGGAGCAAGAGTTGGTCGCATCGTAATGGCTGCAGCTGCGAAGAACCTTACACCAGTGGTCCTAGAACTTGGTGGGAAGTGTCCAGCTCTTGTTGATTCAGATGTTAACCTACAA GTTGCTGCTAGGAGGATCATAACAGGGAAATGGGGTTGTAACAATGGACAGGCTTGCATTGGCGTTGACTACGTGATCACAACTAAAGACTTTGCACCAAAACTG ATAAATGCTCTGAAGACTGAACTGAAGACATTCTTTGGGGAGAATCCATTAGACTCCAAGGACTTGTCGCGGATAGTGAACTCTTTCCACTTCAAACGCTTGGAGAGTATGATGAAAGAGAATGGAGTTGCTGACAAGATTGTTCATGGAGGCCAAACAATGGAAGATAAGCTAAAAATATCTCCAACGATACTAGTTGATGTGCCAGAGGGATCTACTATGATGCACGAAGAGATATTCGGACCGTTACTTCCTGTGGTAACCGTATCAAAGATTGAAGATGGGTTTCAGGTTATACGGTCAAAGCCAAAGCCTTTGGCGGCGTATCTCTTCACAGACAACAAAGAGTTGCAGAATCAGTTCGTGCAGAACGTGTCTGCAGGAGGAATGGGCATCAATGAGACCGTCTTACAT GTGACTTTGAAAGATTTACCGTTTGGAGGAGTTGGGGAGAGTGGGATTGGGGCTTACCACGGTAAATTCTCGTATGAGACGTTTAGCCATAAGAAGGGAGTTCTTTACAGGAGCTTTGATGGTGACTCGGATTTAAGATACCCTCCTTACACACCCGAGAAGAAGAGGGTGCTTAAGGCTTTGCTCTCTTCAGACATATTTGGCGCCATTTTGGCTTTCTTTGGGTTCTCTAAAGACTCATGA
- the LOC130501397 gene encoding 3-ketoacyl-CoA synthase 16-like yields the protein MYSSVKLCFLPLMAAIAMKACRLSSQDLHIFYLYVEKNFTSLTIFSISLILGWTLYIMNRPKPVYLVDFSCYLPPSHLRISVPKIMRHVRVIREQGMWAKTGEHDYLMDFVEKILERSGLGQETHIPEGLHCLPLEQTMAGSRKETTDVILGAVDNVLRNTGVSPSDIGILVVNSSTFNPTPSLATIIVNKYKLRDNIKSLNLGGMGCSAGVIAIDVAKSLLQVHRNTYALVVSTENITQNLYLGNNKSMLVTNCLFRVGGAAILLSNISKDRKRAKYKLAHTVRVHTGSDDRSYGCATQEDDEDGLVGVSLSKDLPMVAARTLKINIATLGPLVLPMREKLRFFVTFVKKKFINPKIKHYMPDFKLAFEHFCIHAGGRALIDELEKNLNLSTLNVEASRMTLHRFGNTSSSSIWYELAYTEAKGRMKKGDRIWQIALGSGFKCNSSVWVALRNVKPSANNPWEDCLHKYPVEIDV from the coding sequence ATGTATTCCTCAGTGAAGCTCTGTTTCCTCCCATTAATGGCTGCTATAGCCATGAAAGCTTGTCGTCTTTCCTCACAAGATCTCCACATCTTTTACCTCTACGTAGAAAAAAACTTCACATCCCTAACCATATTTTCCATCTCTCTCATTCTCGGATGGACGCTTTACATTATGAACCGACCCAAACCCGTTTACCTCGTTGACTTCAGCTGCTACCTCCCACCGTCTCATCTCAGAATCAGCGTCCCGAAGATCATGCGCCACGTAAGAGTTATACGCGAGCAAGGCATGTGGGCGAAGACAGGCGAGCACGATTACTTGATGGACTTCGTCGAGAAGATTCTAGAACGGTCCGGCCTAGGCCAAGAGACCCACATACCGGAAGGTCTACATTGCTTGCCGCTAGAACAAACGATGGCCGGGTCACGTAAAGAGACTACAGACGTTATACTAGGAGCGGTCGATAATGTTCTCCGCAACACTGGAGTTAGCCCGAGTGATATAGGTATATTGGTGGTGAACTCGAGCACTTTTAATCCTACTCCGTCGTTAGCAACTATTATTGTTAACAAGTATAAACTTAGGGATAATATAAAGAGCTTGAATCTTGGTGGGATGGGGTGTAGTGCTGGCGTCATCGCTATAGATGTCGCAAAGAGTTTGTTACAAGTTCATAGAAACACTTACGCTCTTGTGGTCAGCACCGAGAACATTACTCAGAACTTGTACTTAGGTAACAACAAATCAATGTTGGTTACAAACTGTTTGTTCCGGGTAGGTGGGGCTGCGATTTTGCTTTCCAACATTTCTAAAGACCGGAAACGCGCAAAATACAAGCTTGCTCACACGGTCAGGGTCCATACCGGGTCAGATGACCGGTCATACGGATGTGCTAcacaagaagatgatgaagatggtTTGGTTGGAGTTTCCTTGTCGAAGGATCTACCTATGGTAGCTGCAAGAACCCTAAAGATTAATATCGCAACTTTGGGTCCACTTGTTCTTCCCATGCGTGAAAAGCTTCGCTTCTTCGTAACGTTCGTTAAGAAGAAGTTTATCAACCCCAAGATCAAGCATTACATGCCAGATTTCAAGCTAGCTTTCGAGCATTTTTGTATACATGCGGGAGGTAGAGCGCTTATAGATGAACTAGAGAAGAATCTTAATCTATCTACGTTAAACGTTGAAGCATCGAGAATGACATTACACAGGTTTGGTAATACATCGTCGAGTTCCATTTGGTATGAGTTGGCTTACACTGAAGCCAAGGGCAGGATGAAGAAAGGAGATAGGATTTGGCAGATAGCATTGGGGTCAGGGTTTAAATGCAATAGTTCTGTTTGGGTGGCTCTTCGTAACGTTAAGCCTTCTGCTAATAATCCTTGGGAAGATTGTCTTCACAAATATCCAGTTGAGATCGATGTATGA